Below is a genomic region from Agelaius phoeniceus isolate bAgePho1 chromosome 11, bAgePho1.hap1, whole genome shotgun sequence.
CGCTGCGCCCGTACCTGAACGCGGTGCGCGCTACGCTGCAGGCCGCGCTGTGCTTGGAGAACTTCTCCTCGCAGGTGGTGGAGCGGCACAACAAGCCCGAGGTGGAAGTCAGGTACGGGGGCGGGAGGGAACACCAagagagccctgcagggccctggctgccCGCCCCGGGGGCCGCTAGCCCGTTCCTGCCGTGCCTTGGCCCCCCCCAGCCCTTAGGCGCAAGGCCGGTGCCGGCAGGGAGCCGGGGGAGCTgcggggaggaggaaggggatcTAGCTTGGGACCGAGGAAATGTCTGCCCTGAGGAGGAACATCTTCGGGACACAGGAACATCCTGTAGCAAAGCCCCCACATGCCCCTGATCTCTGCGGCTCCCCTTCCCTGTTTCCCACAGTAAATGAGTCactcctgccctccctctgTTCGCAGGAgcagcaaggagctgctgtTGCAGCCGGTGATCATTAGCAGGAACGAGAAGGAGAAGGTGCTCATCGAGGGCTCCATTAACTCCGTGCGCGTCAGCATCGCCGTGAAGCAGGTGAGGGGGGTTCGGGCAGGGGACTGGCAGCTCAGCCCGTGGGGAAGCCTcacttcccttttctctttccaggCTGACGAGATCGAGAAGATCTTGTGCCACAAATTCATGCGCTTTATGATGATGAGGGCTGAGAACTTCTTTATTCTGCGCAGAAAGCCTGTGGAGGTGaggtggcagggaggggacaaagcaactcctggctctgctcctggcactgggagggtgTCCAGTGCAGAACTGGGATGCGAGCTTGCATGGCCAGCGTTTGGGTGCTAAACCCTAGGGTTTTCTCTTGTGCAGGGTTATGATATCAGCTTCTTGATCACAAACTTCCACACGGAGCAGATGTACAAGCACAAGCTGGTGGACTTTGTCATCCACTTCATGGAGGAGATTGACAAGGAAATCAGCGAGATGAAACTCTCTGTCAATGCGAGGGCCCGCATCGTGGCAGAGGAGTTCCTTAAGAATGTGAGACTCTGAAATGGGAGGAGGGGTCTCTGATTTTGGGAGTGGGGTGTGGGGTCAAAGCCAGTGTGGCCCTTGTGCCCAGAGTCCCCCAGTCCCATTAGTGAGGACAGGGTGACACCCTCCCCAAGGAACCtcttggggacagggaggaaaGGATGCCAAAGGTGCTTGTATTCCCTTTGCTTATGAAGTGCCAGCTTTTGAGACCCCCAGAGCTTgctcagtggcagcagcagccttagGGGATGAGACCCTTTTGGTGGGTGCTGAGATGGATGTGCAGTgcctggggaggcagcaggagaagctgagcaCAGATCCCTGTGAGCAGTGGCCACCCTCAGCCTCCATCCCAGGTGCCAGGAGGGTGGTGAGGGTTCTCAGAGCACTGCAAGCAGGGACTGGACTAACAGCCGTGTGTTTTCTCTCCAGTTTTAGGCCGTGGTGCAGGACCCCGTGGCTCCCCTGTGCTTGTGCCCAGCGGGcactgtgcctgtgcctgctcccGTTTCTCGAGGatcgccgggcggggccgggccctgcccgcccctctctgggctgggcgggagcagcccctgcttgcggcagcgcggccccgccgccgcccctgTCTCGTCTTGTTTTTTAAACGGTCTTGTTTGCTGTACCCACCGCCTCTGTCTCCTCCCTCCCGCCGCTCTGGGCCACACCGGGGGATGGGGGAGGGCAtggaatgggagcaggaatggaACTGGAGGGGCACAGTCCAGCAACAGCCAACAGTGGGGTCAGCCCTGATGGTGTGTGAGGGGCCATGGGGGGTGTCAGGAGAGTATGAAAGGACTTGAAGTTGCCCTGGGGGTAGCAAGGAGCTTGGGTTGTGGGGCACGCAGGATTTTGTGCAGGGTGTAAGGTTTGAGTGGGGGATGGCTGGCTGTGGATGTAGGGGGCTGTTTGTGTCCCCCCTTGTGTGCAGTGGAGCCATCATGGAGGCTGGAGTtggggctgtgacatcacagtggtGCTGGCGTTGGGGAGCCATGTCCTGCATTCTAACATCAGTGGTACTGGGGTTCAGAGGCCATGTCCTGTGCTGGACTCCGACTTCAgtccccagcaggacaggggaaTAGGCTAAGCTGCTtggcacagaggaggaagagcCACCCAGAGCTCTCCTCAGGCTGCCATGGGACAATGTGacccagagagcagcactgcaggcacacagtCCCCCAGACAGGGACAATACTTGAGCAGGGTACACTTCAGCCACCTCATGGCCCAGGAGGCTGGGGACAAGGGTACAGTGGGGTATCCTGGGACTGTGCACTGCAGCTGGGACGCTGGCACAAGGCTCAGCAGGTCGGAGACTACCCTTTCAAGGGCCCGAAGGTCATGCCAGAGGCAGGCAGGTCAGTGCTTTCTACCTCTCCATCCCTACCCTGTGGGAGTGGGGACAGTGGGCTCAGACAGGGCTGTCCTCACAGGGCATTCAGCAGCCACCACCAGCCACCAGGTTCGCTGCCAGCACTTGCTTAACCTTGAGCAGATCAAGAGGGCCAAGCTGCATGTGGAGATGGCCATTAAGGTGAGGGACCCGATTTCACAGCCCTCAAATGCCACCTGCTTGCATTTATTGCGTTTCTGGCTCAGGAGAGCCAAGCCAGAGGAACAAGAACTGGGGCAGGCTGAGCCCACTGGTCTCTGCACAGGAGAAGAAGATCTTCATGGTACAGGGCCCCTACCCCATCATCCGCCGCCTGCTGCGAGCCCGGGGCTGGGTAGAGAGGAAGGCACCCAGCACGGgcaggcagctggagcagcactgcgGTGACCAAAGCAGGCAGCGCCTGCACACAGCACCAGGCAGTGGTGGTGCTAGGCAGAGGGAGGTGCTGCTGAACCCACGTG
It encodes:
- the ARPC4 gene encoding actin-related protein 2/3 complex subunit 4, coding for MTATLRPYLNAVRATLQAALCLENFSSQVVERHNKPEVEVRSSKELLLQPVIISRNEKEKVLIEGSINSVRVSIAVKQADEIEKILCHKFMRFMMMRAENFFILRRKPVEGYDISFLITNFHTEQMYKHKLVDFVIHFMEEIDKEISEMKLSVNARARIVAEEFLKNF